In Arcanobacterium canis, the sequence CGGTGCTTTCTGTCCTGGCATCTGCAAGGACATGTAGTACGGAGGTTGAGCTTGTGCGGCAGCCTGGTCACGAGCAGTCGGTTCTTTCGGAACCTTCCAGAAGTCACCTCCGGAGTAAAAGGACTTCGCATCGGTGACGTGGTAGCGAGCAAGGAGTTCACGCTGAACTTTAAACAGATCCTCGGGATAACGAATGTGCGACATCAAATCGCCACTCATTTGCGAGATTGGCTTGAGCTGACCGGGGAAAATCCCCTTCCAGGCGTTGATCACCGGGTCCTTTTCATCCCACTGGTAGAGAGTGACAGAACCGTCGAATGCGTCCACAACGGCCTTGACCGAGTTGCGGATGTAGTTCACTTCCTTCGTCGCAGCACCAATGAGCTGGCCGCGCGAACGGGCATCGCTCGTTGCCGCTTCCAGCGATTGACGTGCCGAGTAGGGATAGTTGTTCGACGTCGTGTATGCGTCGATAATCCACACGACGCGCTTGGGAGTCTTGGGATCGCCGTCCATATCAACGACGGCGGGAACCGCCTTCGAATCGAGCGTCAGGTAGGGCGCAACTTTCGAAACGCGCTTGGACGGATCGCGATCAAAGAGAATCTGCGACTGATCCGTGACACGCTCCGAGAAGAAAATATCGGTGGAGGCGAACTTAATGGCGAACATCAAACGAGCGAAGCTCGAACCGATCGCCGGGCCACCGTCACCGTTGTAGGTGTTGTTCTTCTGGCCGTTGGGCTCTTTATCATCCGGGTAGTCCAACTCCCACGCTGTCGCTCCCTTGGGCGCACCGACAATCGAGTAGTCGGGCGAATTCTTTCCGAAGTAAATACGCGGCTCATACTCACCAAGTTCACCACGCGAAGGAATACCACTCTCCCAGAACTTCGGATCACCCTGTGAGCTCACAGTGTTGCCGAAAGCCGCAGCCACACCGTAACCGTGGGTGTATACCGTGTGGTCGTTGACCCACGAACGGCGCTCTTGATCCAAACCGGCGAGGTTGAGCTCACGAACACCAATCACAGTGTCACGCTTTTCATTGTTGACGTTATAACGCCCAACCGTCAGCGGTTCAAGGAAGGTGTAGTACTGACGATTCTGCTGAAGCTGGTTAAACGACGGCTCAACGATGTTGGGATCCAGAAGACGAATCTGGGCCGCAGTACGCGAATCTTCACGCAACTGGCCAGGTTCTGCCTTCGTCACCGCGTCGTAGGATTGTGTCTCGATATCGGCGATTCCGTAGGCTTCGCGCGTGGCGTTGATGTTGCGCTGGATGTATTCAGATTCGAGTTCAGCAGCGTTCGGTGTCACACGGAATGACTGCACGAGGGCCGGATAGATCCACGAAACGACGAGGGAAACGACAATCGCCGTCGCAATTCCCACAACGGCTGGCCGCCACATATGGCGAACCGCCGCCCATACGAACGCCAACGCGATAAGCGCCACGACAATCGACAGGACAGTCAATCCAGGAACCGACGCGTTGATATCAGTGTAGGACGCGCCAGAGAATCGATCGTGGTTCCCCAGTAGAAGTTCGTAGCGCGAGAGCCAATAGTTCACTGCGAGTCCGAGCGCGCCGAGCGCCGCAAGGATCGCCACATGGATCTGTGCGCGCGAGGTGACTTTAAAGGAGTTGGGAGCCATCTGGACGTGTCCACCCATCCAGTAGATCGCGGCCGCAACAACGGCAGAGATCAGGAGAAGGAGGAAAAAGAAGCTCAAGGCAAGGTTCAATACAGGCAATGTGAAGACGTAGAATCCCACGTCCCAACCATATTCTGGATCAACTTTCCCGAAGGCTGTCGCATTGAACCACAGCAGGAAGGTCTGCCAGTTACGCCCCATTGAGGCGCCGAAGAGTAGGCCCACAACGACTGGCGCGACGAGGTAGGTCAGCCACCAGCGTCGGCGCAGCATATCAACGGGCGAGTGTTCAAGCTCCGCGACGACGTCGCCCTTCTTGGCTCCCTTCCCGAGCGCGATGCGCGCGTTAAGCGCGACGACGAGCGCAACCGCAATTGTTCCCAGAGCACCGAAGCCGATTGCGGCGCCGTACTGGGTCCAAAAAACACGGATCGCTTCGATCTGGCTGAACCACGCCATCTCTGTCCAGAAATTCGCAAAAATC encodes:
- a CDS encoding UPF0182 family membrane protein codes for the protein MSAPASKLQGNAKGVSTFVVTLGILGLLVIALTIFANFWTEMAWFSQIEAIRVFWTQYGAAIGFGALGTIAVALVVALNARIALGKGAKKGDVVAELEHSPVDMLRRRWWLTYLVAPVVVGLLFGASMGRNWQTFLLWFNATAFGKVDPEYGWDVGFYVFTLPVLNLALSFFFLLLLISAVVAAAIYWMGGHVQMAPNSFKVTSRAQIHVAILAALGALGLAVNYWLSRYELLLGNHDRFSGASYTDINASVPGLTVLSIVVALIALAFVWAAVRHMWRPAVVGIATAIVVSLVVSWIYPALVQSFRVTPNAAELESEYIQRNINATREAYGIADIETQSYDAVTKAEPGQLREDSRTAAQIRLLDPNIVEPSFNQLQQNRQYYTFLEPLTVGRYNVNNEKRDTVIGVRELNLAGLDQERRSWVNDHTVYTHGYGVAAAFGNTVSSQGDPKFWESGIPSRGELGEYEPRIYFGKNSPDYSIVGAPKGATAWELDYPDDKEPNGQKNNTYNGDGGPAIGSSFARLMFAIKFASTDIFFSERVTDQSQILFDRDPSKRVSKVAPYLTLDSKAVPAVVDMDGDPKTPKRVVWIIDAYTTSNNYPYSARQSLEAATSDARSRGQLIGAATKEVNYIRNSVKAVVDAFDGSVTLYQWDEKDPVINAWKGIFPGQLKPISQMSGDLMSHIRYPEDLFKVQRELLARYHVTDAKSFYSGGDFWKVPKEPTARDQAAAQAQPPYYMSLQMPGQKAPEFSLTSSFIPGGTTQRNIMNGFFAASGDAGSEAGKKADTYGKLRLLDLPRGLTIPGPGQAENTMVTNPRVSQDINLLDQRGTKVQMGNLLSLPVGGGMLYVQPVYVQASSGTQYPTLQYVLTLFGDTVGFAPTLDESLNQVFGGNSGVKAGDAAIAGQKEAPLADSGSKDAKVQPDQKSKDGEAAKPAPSAPAPSNPAPTGPAAERLNTALSDAKKAITDSEAARKSGDWTAYGKAQEALTKAVEEAAKAQSELGK